The following coding sequences are from one Peromyscus eremicus chromosome X, PerEre_H2_v1, whole genome shotgun sequence window:
- the LOC131899503 gene encoding transcription elongation factor A protein-like 5 codes for MEKFYKENEGKPENKGRAEDEGSTEAGGNADEDKSDAEGKPARQGKLGEGAKPEEQGQPQDEGKSEKQGKSEGEGKRQGEGKQDSQAKPGSEARAAEKRPAEDYVPRKAKRKTDRGTDDSPKNSQEDLQDRHVSSEEMMRECADMTRAQEELRKRQKVGGFHWMPRDAQDALVPRGQRGVRGVRGGGRGQKDLEDAPFV; via the coding sequence ATGGAAAAGttctacaaagaaaatgaaggaaagccAGAAAACAAGGGAAGGGCAGAAGATGAAGGAAGTACAGAAGCGGGAGGAAATGCAGATGAAGACAAGTCAGATGCAGAGGGGAAGCCAGCACGCCAGGGGAAGCTAGGGGAGGGGGCAAAGCCAGAGGAGCAGGGACAACCACAAGATGAGGGCAAGTCAGAAAAGCAGGGAAAGTCTGAAGGGGAGGGCAAGCGCCAAGGGGAGGGCAAGCAGGATTcccaggcaaagccaggcagcgAGGCGCGAGCCGCAGAAAAGCGCCCTGCTGAAGATTATGTGCCCCGGAAAGCAAAACGAAAAACAGACAGGGGGACAGACGATTCTCCCAAGAACTCCCAGGAGGACTTACAGGACAGGCATGTAAGCAGTGAGGAGATGATGAGGGAGTGCGCAGATATGACAAGGGCGCAGGAAGAgctgaggaagaggcagaaagtggGAGGTTTTCACTGGATGCCCAGAGATGCACAGGATGCGCTGGTCCCCAGGGGCCAGCGGGGAGTCAGGGGAGTGAGGGGCGGAGGCAGGGGTCAGAAGGACTTGGAAGATGCTCCTTTTGTTTAA
- the LOC131899306 gene encoding protein BEX2-like, with amino-acid sequence MESKDQGVKNLNMENDHQEKEEKEEKPQDANKREPPVALPLETGEYSVPRGSRRRFRVRQPIVHYRWDLMYRVGEPQARMRQENMERFGEDVRQLMEKLRERQLSHSLRAVSTDPPHHDHHDEFCLMP; translated from the coding sequence ATGGAGTCCAAAGATCAAGGAGTAAAAAATCTCAACATGGAAAATGACCAtcaggaaaaggaggaaaaggaagaaaagccacaagatgcTAACAAAAGGGAGCCGCCTGTGGCCCTGCCTTTGGAAACAGGCGAATACAGCGTGCCTAGAGGAAGTCGCAGACGCTTCCGTGTCAGGCAGCCCATTGTGCACTATAGATGGGACCTGATGTACAGGGTTGGAGAGCCCCAGGCAAGGATGAGACAGGAGAACATGGAAAGGTTTGGGGAGGATGTGAGACAGCTCATGGAGAAGTTGAGGGAAAGGCAGCTGAGCCATAGTCTGAGGGCAGTTAGCACTGACCCCCCTcaccatgaccatcatgatgaGTTTTGCCTTATGCCCTGA